From the genome of Arvicola amphibius chromosome 9, mArvAmp1.2, whole genome shotgun sequence, one region includes:
- the Wdr4 gene encoding tRNA (guanine-N(7)-)-methyltransferase non-catalytic subunit WDR4 isoform X1: protein MLLDVALSPDDQFVLTADRDEKIRVSWAAAPHSIEAFCLGHTEFVSRIFVVPSHPELLLSSSGDGTLRLWEYRSGCQLQCCDLASLQEPAEHQGHKGLAASRIAFWGQESYVVLLCECVPVVFIFQLDASRQQLVFRQQLTFPHRVWDVVFEETRGLWVLQDCRDAPLVLWRPVGDRWQAVPEDAVSQRLGSHLCKNWAMLEGAVGADEGFRSLYKATFDNMTSYLKKKEERLQQQLKKKRQRSPLPLSPEQTKKACPGQSALSC, encoded by the exons ATGCTGCTAGATGTG GCCCTGAGTCCTGATGACCAGTTTGTGCTCACTGCAGACCGGGACGAGAAGATCCGGGTCAGCTGGGCTGCTGCTCCACACAGTATCGAGGCTTTCTGCCTGGGACACACAGA GTTTGTGAGCCGCATCTTTGTTGTGCCCAGTCACCCTGAGCTGCTGCTTTCCTCGTCTGGG GATGGCACCCTGAGACTCTGGGAGTATAGGAGTGGCTGCCAGCTGCAGTGCTGTGACCTGGCCAGCCTACAGGAGCCTGCAGAGCATCAAGGCCACAAG GGATTGGCTGCATCTAGGATTGCATTCTGGGGACAAGAGAGCTATGTGGTGCTTCTGTGTGAGTG CGTTCCTGTGGTCTTCATCTTCCAGCTTGATGCCAGCAGACAGCAGCTAGTGTTCAGACAGCAGCTGACTTTCCCTCATCGAGTGTGGGATGTCGTCTTTGAGGAGACTCGGGGGCTGTGGGTTCTGCAAGACTGTCGGGATGCTCCCCTCGTGCTCTGGAGGCCCGTGGGTGACCGGTGGCAG GCTGTTCCTGAAGATGCTGTGTCCCAGAGACTCGGCAGCCATCTCTGCAAAAACTGGGCCATGCTGGAAG GCGCTGTTGGTGCAGATGAGGGTTTCCGCAGCCTCTACAAGGCCACCTTCGACAACATGACCTCCTatctgaagaagaaggaagagagactgCAGCAGCAGTTGAAGAAGAAACGACAAAGGAGTCCCCTCCCATTGTCCCCAGAACAGACCAAAAAGGCGTGCCCGGGGCAATCAGCCCTTAGTTGCTGA